The following coding sequences lie in one Lolium perenne isolate Kyuss_39 chromosome 2, Kyuss_2.0, whole genome shotgun sequence genomic window:
- the LOC127333406 gene encoding uncharacterized protein: MEDCEANVAQGNGGADEDNDSDVEELEEEEEEEEEEESEEEEKLEEDELDDEELDDDGDNHNYEDEDVFLGFSDQRTWFLAPMRAESITGESDLAWIQVKGYQPILGPPILHMGNKMRSYPLVRCYVFLRSAHTLDPVEEARWERLNNLKGHSLFLGLNHPIFMLPPPIDAEAAEPDFQLFIPDCVFATHNRARDTWIRPRPNWCRMHVNGGPAIGSRLQYKKEKIEHRAEAPMWFVPTLPPVFP; the protein is encoded by the coding sequence atggaagattgtgaagcaaatgtggctcaaggcaatggaggtgccgatgaagataatgattctgatgtagaagaattagaagaagaagaagaagaagaagaagaagaagaatcagaagaagaagaaaaattagaagaagacgaattagatgatgaagaattagatgatgatggtgataatcataattatgaagatgaagatgtatttcttggattttctgaccagcgcacttggttcctggcaccaatgagagcagagtccattactggtgaatctgatctcgcgtggattcaggttaagggttatcagcccatcctcggtcctccaatattacatatgggtaacaagatgaggtcttatcctttggtacggtgctacgttttcttgagatctgcccataccttggaccctgtagaagaggcaaggtgggaaagattgaacaatttgaaggggcattctttatttcttggactcaatcacccaattttcatgctacccccaccaatcgacgcagaggctgcagaaccagatttccaattaTTCATACCTGattgtgtctttgctacccacaatcgcgcccgtgatacatggatacgtccaaggccaaattggtgcagaatgcatgtcaatggaggtcctgccataggctcaagattgcagtacaaaaaagagaagattgaacatagagccgaagcacccatgtggttcgtcccaacacttccacctgtttttccttga